From Micromonospora auratinigra:
TCGGTCGGGACGCGGCGGTGCGGGTCCGGACGATGCTGGACCGGGTCGGGCACCGGACGCCCTGGTCGGAAGCGGCGCTGCGCACGGTCACCGGGGCGCTCGCGGCGGCCGACGGCGACCACCGGCGCGCCGGTGAGCTGTACCTGGCCGGGGCGGAGATCTACGCCCGGATCCCGGACGTCACCGACCGGATGCTGGCGCTCGCCCTGGCCGCGGCGGAGCTGGACCGGGCCGGCGACCCCGGGGCCGCGGCGCCGCTGGCCGAGGTACGCGCGTTCGCGCAGCGCAACGACGCCCCCGGCCTGCTGGCGCTGGCCCTGCGCCCGGTCCCCGACCCCGGCCCCGCCGTCGCCTGCTGACCCCGCCCCGCCCCGCCGCGCCCGCCCGCGGGCCGCTAATTCACGGAAAGGGGCCTTAAGCGCGCGGGGATAAGGCCACTTTCCGTGAATTAGCGCTACGGCGGGGGGCGGGGCGGGGGTCAGGCGGGGACGGGCTGCTTCGGTTGGGCCTTGGCCTTCTGGGCGTAGGTGTCGACGTACTCGCGGCCGGAGAGCTCCATCAGCTCGTACATGATCTCGTCGGTGACGGCCCGCTCGACGAACCGGTCGCCGGTCATCCCGGCGTACCGGGAGAAGTCGAGCGGCGCGCCGAAGCGGATCCGCACCCGGCCGAGGTTGGGGATGATCTGACCGGTCGGCTGGATCTCGTCGGAGTTGAGCATCGCCATCGGCACCACCGGGGCGCCGCTCTCCAGGGCGAGCCGGGCCACCCCGGTCTTGCCCCGGTAGAGCCGGCCGTCGGGCGAGCGGGTGCCCTCCGGGTAGATGCCGGCGATCCCGCCGGAGCGCAGCACCCGCAGCTGGGTGTCGAGGGCGGCCCGGGCGGCCCGGCCGCCGGAGCGGTCGACCGGGATGGTGCCGGAGCCGACGAAGAACATCTTGGTGAGCCAGCCCTTGATGCCCTTGCCCGTGAAGTACTCCGCCTTTGCGATGAATGTGACTTTTCGCTTGACGATGAGCGGAGTGAAGATCGAATCCGAGAAGGAGAGGTGGTTGCTCGCCAGGATGACCGGGCCGGTCTCCGGGACGTGCTCGAGCCCCTCGACCTGCGGGCGGAAGATCAGCCTCAGCAGCGGGCCGAGGATGATGTACTTCAGCAGCCAGTACAGCACCGGGGTCCTTCCAGGGGCGCCGGGCGCCGCCGGCCCACGCCCGGACCGCGCCCGGGGCGCCGTCGGCGAGCGGGAAACTGTCGGGGAGAAGCCTACGAACCGGGAGCGGCACGCCACAACGCACTCCCGGAACCGGGCCTCGACGTGTCACGATTCAGGGCACGACGTACGGGGCGTCGGGTCGACAGGCACGCAACG
This genomic window contains:
- a CDS encoding lysophospholipid acyltransferase family protein; its protein translation is MLYWLLKYIILGPLLRLIFRPQVEGLEHVPETGPVILASNHLSFSDSIFTPLIVKRKVTFIAKAEYFTGKGIKGWLTKMFFVGSGTIPVDRSGGRAARAALDTQLRVLRSGGIAGIYPEGTRSPDGRLYRGKTGVARLALESGAPVVPMAMLNSDEIQPTGQIIPNLGRVRIRFGAPLDFSRYAGMTGDRFVERAVTDEIMYELMELSGREYVDTYAQKAKAQPKQPVPA